The following are encoded together in the Lathyrus oleraceus cultivar Zhongwan6 chromosome 3, CAAS_Psat_ZW6_1.0, whole genome shotgun sequence genome:
- the LOC127126563 gene encoding probable histone H2B.3: MAPTKAEKKPAEKKPAAEKSPAEKKPKAEKKISKEGGSDKKKKKSKKSVETYKIYIFKVLKQVHPDIGVSSKAMGIMNSFINDIFEKLAQESSRLARYNKKPTITSREIQTAVRLVLPGELAKHAVSEGTKAVTKFTSS, from the coding sequence ATGGCTCCAACGAAGGCCGAGAAGAAGCCAGCCGAGAAGAAACCCGCAGCAGAGAAGTCCCCTGCAGAGAAGAAACCTAAGGCTGAGAAGAAGATCTCGAAGGAAGGAGGAAGCgacaagaagaagaagaagtccaAGAAGAGCGTTGAGACCTACAAGATCTACATCTTCAAGGTGTTGAAGCAGGTTCATCCTGATATCGGTGTCTCCAGCAAGGCTATGGGAATCATGAACAGTTTCATCAACGACATTTTTGAGAAACTCGCTCAGGAATCCTCCCGTTTGGCTAGGTATAACAAGAAGCCAACTATTACATCTCGGGAGATTCAAACCGCTGTTAGATTGGTTCTCCCCGGGGAGTTGGCCAAACACGCCGTCTCCGAGGGTACCAAGGCCGTCACCAAATTCACCAGTTCTTGA